Part of the Mangifera indica cultivar Alphonso chromosome 4, CATAS_Mindica_2.1, whole genome shotgun sequence genome, gattttaaaaaaatccgTTTCCCTACCATACTTGTGTCGTTCGATGCAAAAGTCGATCAAAATCGAACGAAAGATCTTGTTCGATTTTGGTCTCCTTAGTGTATCGCATCGATTAGAGACACCAAGGAGGTTGACAATGAGAACAAAATAGATTGCTCTGTTCTGTTCTCGTTGTCGGCCTCTTTGGTGCCTCTCATCAGTGTGAAGCACCAAGGAGGTTAAAATCGAGTGAGATCTCTCACTCAATTTTGATCGACTTTTGTGTCGAATGACATAGGTATGGTAGGGAGATGGATGCCAACAGCTCGTGCTCGATAGTGGAAATGTCGGAGATGGATGGAGAAGGTTGTTAGTGGCGATCTAGAAACTAAAGGTTAAATGAgggtgaaactaaaattttttataaagctAGGAGGGTGactgttaattaaaaaaatatgaaggttGTACAAACTCTAGACTTGGGGTGGGGAGAGTCAATTTTTAAGCCTGAGAAATTTGATATTAcggagaaaattgttaattttttaaaactaaggtggaaaaaagattttttttaaataaaatctataaatgcCAATTTTACCTCCGATAGtaatatctaaaattaatagacggatgggtatttgaatttttaaaagttaacgaGTATAAGTTTGGATTTGTAGTAATCATAACAAGACAGGAAAGACACGTACAAGTCTCATAGAACGAGTAACAGGGAGTTAGTGAAAGGAAGTTAAGTAAAACCAATAGCATATGACATAAGGAATTGAGTGTTTCATCTATTGCTCTTGCTAGTATCACCGGCACATCTTCCAACAACTAGTTTTATCTCAGTCCTGTTCTTCATAAATCATGTTAAAGAAGCAACTAAAACCTGGAAAATGAATCTCAGAAACAGCTTGCTGAAGTATCATAAAGAGCAAAGAGAACCAAATCAGACTGAACAAATCACTTCCAACGTTTACAGAGATAatgagaaacaaaataaattgaacATTGTCTACCAGAGAgtcaattaaatcaaacatttatttcgACTTCTTTGAATACAACAGTCTAGGTCAGATGGATTAATAATCAATACAACCAAAATAAACTTCAGCTTttattcattgatttttttctcttgccATGCCAAACTTATGGTACTTATGGTGTTTGAACACTACATGATGTTCTTCTCCTTTATAAAAGTAGCAGACTTGTGCAATCCATTATGTTACCCCTGGGTGATACATTTGATAGTAGTAGTTCATCTGAAATTTAGAGATGCAGTTTCTTGTGCCAATTTTACAGAACCTTCAATCCTGATGGTAGTAACACGGGTGCAGTATTGCAGTGCTTCCAGCATAAGAGGAACTTCAAATACAGGACATCAAATTGGGATTTTCCAGAGACAATGTATGACACTAAAAAGAACATCTTCTCAAAGTCTGTTAAAAAGTTGGTCACTTTATATCAGAAATCATTCTATAAAAGATTAGAGCTTTATGTTAAAACCTGATTAGACACATTGAAGCTTACTTGACAATTTTAGGATAATAATGGTTCATCTACCACCTAGAGAAACTTCCTGCTTGCACTTTTGTATGGAATCCAAATATATGGGCTTTTTCAAGGGCAGATAATGTTGTTCAAGCCCAATCCACTATTGAATGGCATTACAGCTCGAGTCTGCTACTTTGACTAGGCAATAATGAACATTCTTTTATCAAATTGTGTATCCAGCATAGCCCAATTTTTAGACTGCTCTGTCTCACATGGAAGTTCAAAACTGAAGTTAGCCTGTGTTGCTGTATACAGTTTACCTTTTGAGCCCCAACCACTTGTCATGATTGAGGAAACATGAATACAGGTTTCCAATTCTTTATCTGGCTTCAAATGGGGAACTACCATTTACAATCACCAGAAATCCTTGCATGAACAAAGACCACCTCTAAAATGGTGAAAACGGTTCTTATCTCTCATGATGATAGCTCTCAGGGTAATTTTCGAGACAAATTTAGAGAAAGTATGGCAATCTTCACAAACCCTCAAATTCTTAATCACCCTAATGGGTAACTCAGTTCTTACATTCATAAGACCAAAAGCAATGGCAAGTTTTTCACTGTGAGTGTTGAGTGTGGCTTCCTTTTCCTCTGTTTCCACATCATGGAACACATAATCAATTTTTGGAGTGTATCCCATGCTCTTCATCTGTTTCAGCAATTCCTCCAGTTTCTCATATATGAAAGGGCATTGTGAATGTGACCTGTCTCCTCCATGGAAAATATGCACTTTGCCATCACTTTCGACAGAGCTATATGCAGCAACTTTCTTAATGCCTTTATTTCTCATCCTAAGTCTAACTTTGTCAACACAATCCCACCTCCCAGCAGCTGCATACATATTAGACAATAACACATGATATGAAGCAATATCAGGAGCTACTTCAAAGAGCAAATCTGCCACATGCTGacctaattttacatttttatgtaTTGCACAAGCACCCAATAAAGCCCCCCAAACTCCTGAATCTGGTTCCATAGGCATACTCTTGATGAAGTTATACGCCTCCTCTAGATGTCCTGATCGGCCAAAAAGATCAACCATGCAAGCATAATGTTCTTTTCTAGGTTGAATACTTTTGTCATTTGATTGAGCCATGATGTCAAAATATACTTGACCTTCTCTTACTAAGCCAGCATGACTACATGCGGATAAAACCCCAAGGTAAGTGACATAATTCGGATGCAATCCCTCGTTCCACATCCTAGTAAACAATGCCAATGCCATTTCACTCTCCCCATTCATTGCATAGCCTACAATCATAGTACTCCATGAAACAACATTCCTGTGTGTCATTTCCTCAAACAAAGCCCTTGCCAACTCAACACTACCACATTTCACATACATATCAAGACGTGCATTCTCAACAATTACATTACACTCGATTCCTTCTTTCACAGCAAGCTCATAAATCTCCTCCCCAATCTCCAAACACCCTAACTGACCACAAGCTGAAAGAGCACTCACAATACTCACATTATCAGGCTTAACGCCAACTTCCCTCATTCTATGAAACCATGCAAGACCCTTACTAGCTTGCCCCATTTGCACGCAAGATGCAATCAACGCATTCCACGCTACTAAATCCCTTTCTATCGTActctcaaacaaaaattcacccAAACCCACCTCCCCAAACTTCACATACATGATCACCAACTCAGTCCTGACCATTGCAACAAACTCTAACCCGTGTTTCACCACGTGTCCATGCACAGCCAAACCAGCCCACACATCTCCCAACTCCCCACACGCCTTCACAACAAACGGATACGTAAACTCGTCAGGGCTGATATTTAGACAATGCATTTGACTATAAACGGAGACAGCTTCAACAGGGATTGCGTTTTTCACATACCCTTTAATGATGGTATTCCATAGAAAAATTCTTGGTTTGTGCATTTCGTTGAACAGTTTACGTGCGTAAATCATGTCGCCCAAAAGCGTGAAATTTGTTAACAGCTGAGTGATGAGCGCATTCTTGATGGAAAGGCCTGTGGTGAGGATGAGTGCATGGACTTGTTTGAGATGGTTTGGGTGTGAAGAGCAGGCGTGCAGGAGAGTCGTAAAGAGTTGTTTAGTTAAGGATATTCGTGACATTgtaaatttttcttcttgttcaacTTGGTTTCGTTAAATTTCTAAGCCTTGCTAGGCGCCAGAAttgcataagaaaaaaaaaaaaattgaagttcaTAATCACTCTGCTGACTGCTGTGCTTGGTGAAAGTGTTTGTTGTAGCCTTGAACTAATTGatctttataaatataatgagaTTATAATAATGTGAGGggtattgataaaataaatcaataaaggGGGTGTACATAgagttgaaaaattttttagGGGTTATTCCATTTAACTAAAACTCAAATTAGCCAAAGcgctatttcccacccaagttataGTTTATCTCAAAAACACATCTATGACTTTTCAAATCCCAAACACCCATTCATTgactaacttctattaaaattttttgtttgaggcgaagataaaatcatcattttattgcTAAACcttgaaaccctaaaaatttatatcattctccctctttagtttagaaaacttacaatttctctctatgattaaactttaaaaaatttactttttccccTTTTTAGGGTTTCATCTCCAATGGTTGCCAATCGATCTTCACCGACGAAGGATAAAGGACGTCCATCAATTCCCCCAAAGATCATTCGTCGATCTTCTCTGATAAAGGACAACG contains:
- the LOC123213437 gene encoding pentatricopeptide repeat-containing protein At2g01510, mitochondrial, with amino-acid sequence MSRISLTKQLFTTLLHACSSHPNHLKQVHALILTTGLSIKNALITQLLTNFTLLGDMIYARKLFNEMHKPRIFLWNTIIKGYVKNAIPVEAVSVYSQMHCLNISPDEFTYPFVVKACGELGDVWAGLAVHGHVVKHGLEFVAMVRTELVIMYVKFGEVGLGEFLFESTIERDLVAWNALIASCVQMGQASKGLAWFHRMREVGVKPDNVSIVSALSACGQLGCLEIGEEIYELAVKEGIECNVIVENARLDMYVKCGSVELARALFEEMTHRNVVSWSTMIVGYAMNGESEMALALFTRMWNEGLHPNYVTYLGVLSACSHAGLVREGQVYFDIMAQSNDKSIQPRKEHYACMVDLFGRSGHLEEAYNFIKSMPMEPDSGVWGALLGACAIHKNVKLGQHVADLLFEVAPDIASYHVLLSNMYAAAGRWDCVDKVRLRMRNKGIKKVAAYSSVESDGKVHIFHGGDRSHSQCPFIYEKLEELLKQMKSMGYTPKIDYVFHDVETEEKEATLNTHSEKLAIAFGLMNVRTELPIRVIKNLRVCEDCHTFSKFVSKITLRAIIMRDKNRFHHFRGGLCSCKDFW